ACGACCAGCGCGCCATAGTCGATCGGCACGCTCACGCGCAGCGTGCCGCGCAGCGGCCCGGCGTCGGACGACACCGCGTCGAGCGCGGCTTCGGTCGCGCGCACGATGTCGCGGCACGCGTCGTAGAACACGCGTCCCGCGTCGGTCACGCTCAGCCGCCGCGTCGTGCGCACCAGCAGGTTCGCGCCGACCTCGGATTCGAGGCGCTGCATGTGCGTGCTGACGACCGTCTTCGCGAGGCCGAGCCGCTCGGCGGCGGCCGTGAGCGAGCCGGCGTCGACCACCGCGACGAAGATCGCCAGCCGGTTCAGGTTCACGTCGCGCAGATCGGCCATCGTCGATTGTCCTATGGAAGCGGAGAATGTTTCAGCGATTATCCATCTTCTGGCGACGAACGGCGAGCGTTACGCTGGAGCCGTTCGTCGCCGATCCCCGGCGGCGCGAGATTCCGGAGTGTTTCCATGTCTGCCGCCAGCAAGCCCGCCTCGCCGATCCGCGTCTATTCGTTCCTGCTGTCCGGGCACGCGCACCGTGTCCGGTTGTTCCTGTCGCTGCTCGGGTTGCCGTCGAAGACCATCGACGTCGATCTCGCGGCCGGTGCGCAGCGCGAACCGGCGTTTCTCGCGTTGAATCCGCTCGGGCAGGTGCCGGTGATCGACGACGGCGGCACCGTGATCGCCGATTCGAACGCGATCCTCGTGTACCTCGCGAAGCGCTACGGCGACGCGCACTGGCTGCCCGACGACCCGGTCGGCGCGGCCGTCGTGCAGCGCTGGCTGTCGTACGCGGCCGGCCCGATCGCGTCGGGTCCGGCCGCCGCGCGGCTCGTGACCGTGTTCGGCGCCCAGCTCGACCCGGAAGCGGCCAAGCGTACGGCCGCGAAGGTGCTCGACGTGATCGATCGCGAACTGGCCGGCAAGCCCTTTGCGGCCGGCGCGCAGCCGACGATCGCGGACATCGCCGCGTACACGTACATCGCGCACGCACCGGAAGGCGGCGTGTCGCTCGAACCGTATCCGCACGTGCGCGCATGGCTGGCGCGTATCGAGGCGTTGCCGGGCTTCGTCGCGATGCCGACGACGCGCGCGGGTCTGCTCGCCGCTTGACGCTTACTGCCACCGCGCCTGTTCAGGAGAACGTGATGAATGCGCCGACCGCCGTCGTACCGGGCTGGGAACTCGACACCGCGCCGTTTCATGCGGGCGAGCTTGCCGTGCAGCAGCGCGCGGGCGTGACGGACGCGGCGAGCGCGGCCGGCCGGCGCGGGATTCGGCGCTTCATGCCGGACCAGCACCGGACGTTTTTCGCGCAACTGCCGTTCTTCGTGCTCGGCGGCGTCGATGCGCACGGCCAGCCGTGGGCGACGCTGCGGGCCGGGGCGCCGGGTTTCGTCACGTCGCCGGACGCCCGCACGCTGTGCATCGCGGCGCCCGCGCGGCCGGGCGATCCGCTGGCAGGCGCGTGGCAGGCGGGCGCGCCGCTGGGCGGCCTCGGAATCGAATTCGATACGCGGCGGCGCAATCGTGTGAACGGCGTCGTGCGCGCGGTCGACGGCGATGCGCTGACGATCGCGGTCGAGCAGAGCTTCGGCAATTGCGCGAAGTACATCCAGGGCCGCAAGCCGACCTTCGTCGCGCGGGACGTCGCGGCCGCCGTCGCGCCGGACGTGTCGGACACGCTGAGCGATGCGGATCGCGCGCTGCTCGCGCAGGCCGATACGTTCTTCGTCGCGAGCGCGAACACGTCGGCGGAGGCGGGCGCCGCGCGCGGCGCGGACGTGTCGCATCGCGGCGGGATGCCGGGCTTCGTGCGTGTCGACGATGCGCATACGTTGACGACGCCCGATTTCAGCGGCAACCGGTTCTTCAATACGCTCGGCAACCTGCAGCACGATCCGCGCGCGGGGCTGCTGTTCATCGATTTCGACAGCGGCGATGTGCTGTATGTCGCCGCGCGCGCGGAAATCGTGTGGGACGGGCCGGTCGTCGCGTCGTTCGACGGCGCGCAGCGCGTCGTGCGGTTTCATGTGCGGGAAGTGCGGCGTGTGCGGGCGGTGCTGCCGTTCCGGTGGTCGGCGGTCGAGCGCGCGCCGCAGTTCGCGGCGATGGCGATGGCGGTGGCGGCGGCGACGGCGACGGCGTCGGGCGGGGCGGCGGCAACGGCCGGACCCGCGCCGTCCGCGGTCGCGCCTGCATCGGCACCCGCATGGCGGTCGCTGCGGATCGCGAAGATCGTCGACGCAGCCCGCGCGATCCGGTCGTTTCATTTCGAACCGGCGGATGGCGGCGCATTGCCCGCCTACGAAGCCGGTCAGCATCTGACGCTGCGCATCGCGCTGCCGGGCAGCGACGCGCCAGCGATTCGCAGCTACACGCTGTCCGATGCACCGGGCGGCACGCAGTACCGGATCACCGTGAAGCGTGAAGGGCGCGTATCGGCGTGGCTGCACGATCATGCGCAGGCCGGCATGACGCTCGATGCGCAGATGCCGCGCGGCCGCTTCACGTTCGATCTCGCGAGCCCGCGGCCGGCCGTGCTCGTGTCGGCCGGCATCGGCATCACGCCGATGATCGCGATGCTGCGGCGGGCACTGGCCGACGACACGCCGTCGCGCCGTATCGTGTTCGTGCATGGCGCACGCGAAGCTGCCGATCGGCCGTTCGCGGCGGAACTGGCGCGCCTCGCGGCCGCCGATGCACGCCTGTCGCTTCACTGGTTCGACAGTCGTCCTCAAGAAAGCACGGTGGCGCGGGCAGGCCGCATCGACATCGGGCAACTGAAGCGGGTCCTTTCATTCGACGACTACGATTTCTATCTGTGCGGGCCGTCGGCCTTCATGCGCGACCTGTACGACGGGCTGCGCGCGCTGAACGTGCCCGACGAGCGCATCCGTTTCGAGGCGTTCGGGCCGTCGAGCGTCTCGCGCAGCGCGACCCGCGAGGCTGCCGCGCCTGCGGCGGCAAGCGTGCCGGTCGTGTTCCGACGCACGGGGTGCGACGCCGCGTGGACGCCTGCCGACGGCACGCTGCTCGAATTCGCGGAAGGGCAGCGCGTGGCCGTGCCGTCCGAATGCCGCGCCGGTTCGTGCGGCACGTGCGCGACGCGCGTGCTGTCCGGCGCGGTGGAATACGAGCAAACGCCCGATGCGCCGGTCGAGCCCGGCTGCGCGCTGCTGTGCGTCGCGCGGCCCGCGCAAGGTGCGACGCAGCCGCTTGTGCTCGACCGCTGACACGCGTGCGACATGCCGCCGCAGAGGGCCTGCTGCGCGAAAAGCGCGCGCAACTGCTTCTTTTTTCGAATGCCGTCCGGATCGACGATAGCGTCAACCGATTCGATAAAGGAGCCCATCATGAAACTGCTCGGCATGGTCCGTCTGGTCCTGTGGAGTTTCTTCGGCGTGCGCAACAGCAAGGCGCACGCGACCGATCTCGCGAACGCCAACTTCACGCTGCTGCCGTTCGTCGCGATCCTGCTTGCGCTGCTGGTCGGCGCGGTCATTTACGGCGTCGTGCATCTGGTCGTCGATCCAACCGTGACGATGCAGGGGTTCTGAGCGAACGGCTGATGAACCGGTCGCGGGTCGCCATTCCCGCTCCGGTTCGAGGTCGCCCGACCGGCGGAGGATGACGCTGGTGTCGGCGGCCGACACGTACGACGCGCATCGCGACCGAATCGCCGCCGTCGCCGCCGTCGCCACCGTTATCGCGCCGCCCAAGCCGTCTGTCCCCGTTCCCGCTTTCCCCGTCTCCCGTTCCGCCCGATTCCGCGGCCCTTCGCCGTGCCCGGGGTAAAATGCGCGCCACGCCGCGATGTCGTGCGCCGGGCAGCCGCCGTTCCGATGAACGGCCGGCGCGCGTGCCCGCCGCCCGCACCGGGGCGTTCGAAGCGTCCCCCGCATGACACGACCGCGCGAGGCAGCCGGCAGGCCGACGAGCCGTTGACGAACCCGTCGGCCGCTGCGTCGGTTTCCGGCGCGTCATCCGAATCCGATGTC
This is a stretch of genomic DNA from Burkholderia cenocepacia. It encodes these proteins:
- a CDS encoding pyridoxamine 5'-phosphate oxidase family protein — encoded protein: MNAPTAVVPGWELDTAPFHAGELAVQQRAGVTDAASAAGRRGIRRFMPDQHRTFFAQLPFFVLGGVDAHGQPWATLRAGAPGFVTSPDARTLCIAAPARPGDPLAGAWQAGAPLGGLGIEFDTRRRNRVNGVVRAVDGDALTIAVEQSFGNCAKYIQGRKPTFVARDVAAAVAPDVSDTLSDADRALLAQADTFFVASANTSAEAGAARGADVSHRGGMPGFVRVDDAHTLTTPDFSGNRFFNTLGNLQHDPRAGLLFIDFDSGDVLYVAARAEIVWDGPVVASFDGAQRVVRFHVREVRRVRAVLPFRWSAVERAPQFAAMAMAVAAATATASGGAAATAGPAPSAVAPASAPAWRSLRIAKIVDAARAIRSFHFEPADGGALPAYEAGQHLTLRIALPGSDAPAIRSYTLSDAPGGTQYRITVKREGRVSAWLHDHAQAGMTLDAQMPRGRFTFDLASPRPAVLVSAGIGITPMIAMLRRALADDTPSRRIVFVHGAREAADRPFAAELARLAAADARLSLHWFDSRPQESTVARAGRIDIGQLKRVLSFDDYDFYLCGPSAFMRDLYDGLRALNVPDERIRFEAFGPSSVSRSATREAAAPAAASVPVVFRRTGCDAAWTPADGTLLEFAEGQRVAVPSECRAGSCGTCATRVLSGAVEYEQTPDAPVEPGCALLCVARPAQGATQPLVLDR
- a CDS encoding glutathione S-transferase family protein, whose translation is MSAASKPASPIRVYSFLLSGHAHRVRLFLSLLGLPSKTIDVDLAAGAQREPAFLALNPLGQVPVIDDGGTVIADSNAILVYLAKRYGDAHWLPDDPVGAAVVQRWLSYAAGPIASGPAAARLVTVFGAQLDPEAAKRTAAKVLDVIDRELAGKPFAAGAQPTIADIAAYTYIAHAPEGGVSLEPYPHVRAWLARIEALPGFVAMPTTRAGLLAA
- a CDS encoding DUF2970 domain-containing protein; its protein translation is MKLLGMVRLVLWSFFGVRNSKAHATDLANANFTLLPFVAILLALLVGAVIYGVVHLVVDPTVTMQGF